CGTGCCGGGCGACGGCAACCGGCACGGCAAGCTGCGCCTCTCGGGCATCGGTACGATCCCGGTGCGTGGTCGTGCGCGTACGCCGGGCGAACTGAAAACGTGTGAGATTGTGCACAAGGCCGGGCGCTGGTATGCGAGCCTAACGCTCTCGTGCCGGCCGCAACGCAAAGGAGGCATCAAGGCGATCGGCCTAGATTGGGGCGTCGAAACATTTGCCACGCTCGCCCACGAGAACGGCAGCTATTCGAAGGTTGCCAATCCGCGCTTCTTCGCACAGATGCGGGCCAAGCTCGAAGCTGCGCAGCAGAGCCTTAGTCTCAAGGCCAAGCGGTCGAACAACCGTACCAAGGCACGTAAGGTTGTCGCGGCGATCTACCGCAAGACGGCAGACAAACGCCACAACTTCCTGCACCAGCGCTCGGCGAAGCTCGTCGCAACGACCGGTCTCATCGCGACCGAATCGCTTTCGGTCAAAATCATGGTCCGTTCCGCGCAAGGAACAATCGAATCACCCGGGCGCAACGTCGCCCAGAAGGCGGGCCTCAATCGCGAAATCCTCGCGACGGCCCCACGCGCATTTCTCGATCTGCTCCGATACAAAGCGGCGGAGGCTGGTATCGCGTTCATCGAGGTTCGCTCGCGCAAAGTCAAGCCGAGCCAAACGTGCAGCTGCTGCGGGAGGCAGCGCAAGAAGGCGCTCCCGCAGCGGATGCACGTTTGCGAATGCGGCGTGGTCTTAACCCGAGATCAGAACGCTGCGCGCGTCAATCTCTTGTGGGCGCTTGCCCACACCGGCCGGGAACCGACCGGGTGCCCCGCGCAAACCGCGTGAGCAACACGAAACTCCATCCTGTACGCGCAGCGTCAGGTGGAGTCGTTCATTTGATGTTACCGCACGAAACGTAGGTGCCGATGGCGGTCGCGCTCTTGTGAACGTTGACCGCATAATGGCCGGCGAGCAATTGAGCGAGCGTGACGCCCTTGACGACCGTGGTCGACTTGCCGTTGACGGTGTTGGCCAGCGGGTACTTGGGCGCCTTATTGATGTTGTCGCAGGTACCGACGTGAATGTGCGTCGGTTGCGCGGTCGCGGGCGCTCCCTTGAGTGAAACGACGACCTTGACGCCGGTGGCAACCTGCGTGACGGTGGCGGTGCCGGTTTCGCCGCTAGCGTTGAGGGCCTTCATTGGGAACATGACGGTGGTTGGCGTGGCGGCTCCAGCCGAAGCACCGAGGACTGCGGCCGCAGCGACTGCGACCAGAAGAGTGCGGGCGAATTTCATAGGTGGATTCTCCTTATCTTAGTGACAGACTCTCGATGAACGTTGGGGGGTTGCATGAAGTGCCATAAAGGCGCGTGCGGTAAGGGAGCAATAGGCGCTCCGCATCCCGGCCGTTGGGGCGGCATCGGCGCCGTCGACGATCGCGAGCAAGTAACCCAGGGCGCCGTGGACGCTTTCGAGCGCAGCCGCCGAAGCCGATTGATGCTTGGCCCGAGCGGTTTGGATCGCTCCATACGTGCGGTCGATCAGGGTGGCGACGTCATGCGCCATGTGATATTGGGTCAGAAGCGCCGCGGCGGCGACCTTAACGCGCGGATCCATGGCGACGGTCAGCGGGCGGGATTGGCGTTTGCCGTCCACGACCAGCGTCACGGTGTAGCGGCCGGGCACCACGAGCGCACCTTGCGGCACGCGCGGAGTATCGCCGGGGACCGCCGAGATGGGCATATCCACGTTCTCCGAGCGGGGCGCCGGTTCGTGGAGATCCCAGACGAAGCGATGCATACCCGCGCTCGTGCCGGGCCGCACGAAGGGCTGCTCCCAATAGCTCGGTTTATCGAATGCGACGTGCGGCGGGGCCGCCTGGTCGCTCGCGTAGGTTCGGACCACGTGCCCCTTTGCGTCCGCGATGATGATGCTCACCTTGCTTGCATCGCTTGCGAGCGCGTAGTCGAGGATCGCGCCGTTCGGCGGATTCTGGCCGTGCGGTACTTCGGGCGGGAGCGGCGTGTCGGTGTTGGTGTCGCGCCGAATGCGGTACGCGAGCTCCGGCGTGAAGAGGTGCGGTCCTGCGAACGCATGCGTGCGCGCGAGGGCCCGCAGGGGCTCGACATCGTCGAGAATCCAGAACCCGCGGCCGTGCGTGGCGACGACGAGGTCGTTGCCGTGCACGATAATGTCGCGCGCCGAAGTGGTGGGAAGGTTGAGTTGCAGCGGTTGCCAGTGCGTGCCGTCGTCGAACGAGACGCTTACGCCGGTCTCGCTCGCGGCGTACAGCAAGCCGCGCGCCCGCGGGTCGGCGCGCACCGCGTTGATCGGTGCGTCGGGTAATCCGCTCACGGCCAGCCGCCAATGCGCGCCGCCGTCGTGGGTCACGTAGACGTACGGACGTTGATCGTCTAAGCGAAAACGATTGACGGCAACGTATGCGGTATTATCGTCGAACGACGACGCGTCGATCTGCGAGACCTTGCTCCACGCGGTGAGCGCGGGGGGCGTGACGTTCTTCCAATGCTTACCGCCGTCGCGCGTGATCCACACCAAACCGTCGTCGGTTCCGGCCCAAATCGTACCCTCGTGCTCGTGCGATGGTGCCAGCGCGTACACGACGCCGCGATGCGCGCCTTGTTCGGGATCGTCTTTTTCGAAAGCGCGAATGACCGCGGGGATCGCGGGATGCGCGCGCGTGAGATCGGGGCTGATCGCGCGCCACTGCATGCCGCCGTCGTTCGTTACCCACACGACGTTCGATGCGAAGTAGAGGTTGTGTTGATCGATCGGATCGAACGCCAGGGGCTGCGTGCGCACGACGCGATAGCCCTTGCCGCGCAAGGGTTCGGGCGCGACTTCCTGTACTTGCCCGGTCTTTTGCGTGAACCGTTCGACCTTGCCGCCGTAGAAGATGCCGGGGTGGAGCGGGTCGGGCACGTCGTAGCCGTACTCTTCCGAGCCGGCCGTGTGCCAATCGCGTTCGGTGATTTCGCCCCAGTTGCCGCGGCTCTTCACGCATGCCGAGCCGCTCTCTTGTTGGCCGCCGCAGACCCAATACGGAAAACGATTATCCGCGTTGACGTGATACATCTGCGCCGTCGGCTGGTTGTACCACGAGCTCCAGGTGCGCCCGTGATTGACGGAGATCGTCGCGCCTTGATCGCTGCCGAGCAAAATGATCGAAGGATCGTTGGGATTGATCCAGATGTTTTGATAATCGTCACCGCCCGGCGCGCCCTTGATGGCGGTAAACGTCTTTCCGCCGTCGGTCGAGCGATAGGTCGACGTGTTGGTGACGTAGACGGTGTTCGGATCTTTCGGGTCGGCGGCGATCGCGGTGAGATCGTCGCCGCGTTCGCCGACGCGGTCGGTATCGTTGGTCATCGTCCAATGCGCGCCGCCGTCGGCGCTGCGATAGATCGCACCGGCATCGTCGCTGCGGTATTTCGCGCCCGGAGCGGGCATATCGACGAACGCGTAGATGACGTTCGGATCCGAGGCTGCTATGCCCAGGCTGATGCGCCCGATGCGTTTGGGTAACCCCGTATCGATCGGCTTCCAGGTCGTGCCGCCGTCGGTCGATTTATAGATGCCGCTTCCCGGAATCTCGAACGAGCCGCCGATCTCCCACGGTGCTTGGCGAGCGGCCCAAAGCGTTGCGTACACGGTATCCGGATGCAGGGGATCGATTTTTACGTCGTATGCGCCGGTGTTGTCGTTCGTGTAGAGCACGCGGGCGAACGTCGTGCCGCCGTCGGTCGAGCGGTAGATGCCCCGTTGATCGTTCGGCCCGTACGGATGCCCGAGGACCGCGACGAAGAGGGTGTTCTGGTTGCGAGGATCGATCGCGATCTGCGGAATCTGCTCGCCGTCTCGCAAACCGAGATGCGTCCAGGTTTTACCGGCGTCGACCGATTTGTAGATGCCGTTGCCGATCGCGAGATCCGGGCGTTGAAGGCCCTCGCCGCTACCGGCATAGATGACGTTCGGATCGCTGGGCGCGACGGCGAGCGAGCCGATCGACTGCGTCGAATGGCCGTCAAAAATCGGCGTCCACGTCCGCCCGGCGTCGTCCGTCGTCCAGATGCCGCCGTTGACGGCCCCGATGTAGAAACGATTCGGCTCGCTGGGTACGCCCGCGACGGCTTTGGTGCGGCCTCCGCGCAACGGGCCGATGAAGCGCCAACGCATGCCCTGGTAGAGCGACGGCGCGACGGTCTGCGCGCCGGCCGGGTTCGGCACGAGCGAGGCCAAGAGCGAAAAAAGAACGACGAGCGGCATATATCGACGCAACGTAGTGGACCCTCCGTCACGCGTAGTTACGCCGCGGCTATCGGCATACCCGCGCAACGAATGCGGCAATCTCATCGAGGGATTCGCGCGTCTCCGGGAGCCGCGGAAAAAGCTGCCAC
This Candidatus Dormiibacterota bacterium DNA region includes the following protein-coding sequences:
- a CDS encoding transposase, which produces MEPVARKVVYRLYPSRSQQAELLDNLGLHQRLYNAALEQRKSAWRLQRKSLSEYDQMRDLTELRADDERYAALNAQSAQVTLHRLHLAFAAFFRRCRKGEAPGFPRFKAFDRYSGWGYKTHGDGFRFVPGDGNRHGKLRLSGIGTIPVRGRARTPGELKTCEIVHKAGRWYASLTLSCRPQRKGGIKAIGLDWGVETFATLAHENGSYSKVANPRFFAQMRAKLEAAQQSLSLKAKRSNNRTKARKVVAAIYRKTADKRHNFLHQRSAKLVATTGLIATESLSVKIMVRSAQGTIESPGRNVAQKAGLNREILATAPRAFLDLLRYKAAEAGIAFIEVRSRKVKPSQTCSCCGRQRKKALPQRMHVCECGVVLTRDQNAARVNLLWALAHTGREPTGCPAQTA
- a CDS encoding glycoside hydrolase, giving the protein MRRYMPLVVLFSLLASLVPNPAGAQTVAPSLYQGMRWRFIGPLRGGRTKAVAGVPSEPNRFYIGAVNGGIWTTDDAGRTWTPIFDGHSTQSIGSLAVAPSDPNVIYAGSGEGLQRPDLAIGNGIYKSVDAGKTWTHLGLRDGEQIPQIAIDPRNQNTLFVAVLGHPYGPNDQRGIYRSTDGGTTFARVLYTNDNTGAYDVKIDPLHPDTVYATLWAARQAPWEIGGSFEIPGSGIYKSTDGGTTWKPIDTGLPKRIGRISLGIAASDPNVIYAFVDMPAPGAKYRSDDAGAIYRSADGGAHWTMTNDTDRVGERGDDLTAIAADPKDPNTVYVTNTSTYRSTDGGKTFTAIKGAPGGDDYQNIWINPNDPSIILLGSDQGATISVNHGRTWSSWYNQPTAQMYHVNADNRFPYWVCGGQQESGSACVKSRGNWGEITERDWHTAGSEEYGYDVPDPLHPGIFYGGKVERFTQKTGQVQEVAPEPLRGKGYRVVRTQPLAFDPIDQHNLYFASNVVWVTNDGGMQWRAISPDLTRAHPAIPAVIRAFEKDDPEQGAHRGVVYALAPSHEHEGTIWAGTDDGLVWITRDGGKHWKNVTPPALTAWSKVSQIDASSFDDNTAYVAVNRFRLDDQRPYVYVTHDGGAHWRLAVSGLPDAPINAVRADPRARGLLYAASETGVSVSFDDGTHWQPLQLNLPTTSARDIIVHGNDLVVATHGRGFWILDDVEPLRALARTHAFAGPHLFTPELAYRIRRDTNTDTPLPPEVPHGQNPPNGAILDYALASDASKVSIIIADAKGHVVRTYASDQAAPPHVAFDKPSYWEQPFVRPGTSAGMHRFVWDLHEPAPRSENVDMPISAVPGDTPRVPQGALVVPGRYTVTLVVDGKRQSRPLTVAMDPRVKVAAAALLTQYHMAHDVATLIDRTYGAIQTARAKHQSASAAALESVHGALGYLLAIVDGADAAPTAGMRSAYCSLTARAFMALHATPQRSSRVCH